Proteins encoded in a region of the Pseudothermotoga elfii DSM 9442 = NBRC 107921 genome:
- a CDS encoding phospholipase D-like domain-containing protein: MIVAIEVIFTPMSAIDIVSILERAEYSISICTFSIDEPSIIKSLEGAVKRGVDVKVISETPLYASNIPLKIDAESSLFHLKVILVDQKISIIGSANFTSHSIQRSFNDILIINDPNMGAKFQNFFDDLWNGFFGKIRLRSDDLYATTTNIEETVLCELSKAKKSVDVAMYALTHPSVWATLKILSSKKIRVRLLVDEWFLNNSNLCKLPFTAIQTRVIRDMTLHSKLFIIDGKTVLTGSANATKSGYSRNAEMLIVLKNRNVLKKYMEYFETIWERGEPF; encoded by the coding sequence TTGATTGTAGCTATAGAGGTTATTTTTACACCTATGTCTGCTATCGACATAGTGAGTATTCTTGAAAGAGCCGAATACAGTATTTCGATATGCACATTTTCAATTGATGAGCCGTCTATAATAAAATCACTTGAAGGAGCAGTAAAAAGAGGAGTGGATGTCAAAGTTATTTCAGAAACACCATTATATGCGAGTAACATACCATTGAAAATCGATGCTGAGAGTTCGTTATTTCATCTGAAGGTGATTCTGGTTGATCAGAAGATTTCAATAATAGGATCAGCGAATTTTACTTCTCATAGTATACAGAGATCTTTTAATGATATTCTGATAATCAACGATCCAAATATGGGGGCAAAATTTCAGAATTTTTTTGATGATCTCTGGAACGGATTTTTTGGGAAAATACGATTGAGATCTGATGATCTTTATGCAACAACAACCAATATTGAGGAAACAGTTTTGTGTGAACTTTCAAAAGCCAAGAAAAGCGTCGATGTGGCCATGTATGCCCTGACTCATCCGTCAGTGTGGGCAACGTTGAAGATACTCTCAAGCAAAAAAATTCGTGTAAGATTATTAGTCGATGAATGGTTCCTTAATAACTCAAATTTATGCAAACTGCCATTCACAGCCATACAAACGAGAGTTATAAGAGATATGACATTGCATAGCAAATTATTTATAATCGACGGCAAAACTGTTCTAACAGGCTCTGCGAACGCAACAAAAAGCGGGTATTCAAGAAACGCCGAGATGCTGATAGTTTTGAAGAACAGGAATGTTCTGAAAAAATATATGGAGTACTTTGAGACTATTTGGGAGAGAGGTGAACCGTTCTGA
- a CDS encoding tetratricopeptide repeat protein produces the protein MNREKFFLVLMSIFAILFVIAFLNNRAMESSLAEYQKMIRAYELYTNGYYEDFFHYIEQNNLQNLTYLKSLKRNYSEFYIEGLKKCVSGDYEVAIDYFKESLGNVEISNPLYTEILYYLGLSMINAEKYQEAEITLERLLDFKDSIYAQKGLRLLIKLYTKTGNLDRAKEIEKLMEVE, from the coding sequence ATGAATAGAGAGAAGTTTTTTCTGGTTTTGATGTCTATTTTCGCTATATTGTTCGTCATAGCGTTTTTGAATAACCGCGCGATGGAATCTTCTTTGGCAGAGTATCAAAAAATGATCAGAGCATATGAACTATACACAAATGGTTATTATGAGGATTTTTTTCATTATATTGAGCAGAACAATTTGCAAAATCTGACATATCTGAAGTCCTTAAAAAGGAATTACAGTGAATTTTACATAGAGGGATTGAAAAAATGCGTATCCGGTGATTATGAAGTAGCTATAGATTATTTCAAAGAATCGCTTGGAAATGTTGAAATTAGTAATCCACTTTACACTGAAATTTTGTATTATCTTGGGCTTTCTATGATAAACGCTGAAAAATATCAGGAAGCAGAAATTACACTTGAAAGACTTCTGGATTTTAAAGATTCCATATACGCTCAAAAAGGTCTAAGGCTTCTGATAAAACTGTATACAAAAACGGGGAATCTGGACAGAGCAAAAGAAATCGAAAAACTCATGGAGGTGGAATAA
- a CDS encoding IMPACT family protein, which translates to MNGFYTVAKEGSFKLNVKRSLFYSHIFEVSNNESIREKIKYYKQKYIDATHVCWAYRLYETDVIEFSSDGGEPSGTAGLPILNTLKKNNMMNTCCVVARYFGGVKLGVRGLIDAYSEAAYQALKDAGTVALVLMYEHIFRCDYAKVSDLIRSIQSLSGRVKNIEYSDDVVVSAIIPQRLDYPDIVSVIKKLVKI; encoded by the coding sequence GTGAATGGTTTTTATACAGTGGCAAAAGAGGGTTCATTCAAATTAAATGTGAAACGTTCGCTATTTTATTCTCATATTTTCGAAGTCTCTAATAATGAGAGTATTAGAGAAAAAATAAAATATTATAAGCAAAAATACATTGATGCAACCCATGTATGCTGGGCATACAGGCTTTACGAAACAGATGTGATTGAATTCTCTTCAGATGGTGGCGAGCCAAGTGGGACAGCAGGATTACCCATTTTGAATACTCTGAAGAAAAATAACATGATGAATACTTGTTGTGTGGTGGCTCGATATTTTGGTGGTGTAAAACTTGGTGTAAGAGGATTGATAGATGCTTATTCCGAGGCAGCTTATCAGGCTTTGAAAGATGCAGGAACGGTTGCACTGGTTTTGATGTATGAGCATATCTTTCGTTGTGATTACGCCAAAGTGAGTGATTTGATCAGATCGATTCAAAGTTTGAGTGGGAGGGTTAAAAACATCGAATATTCAGATGATGTAGTTGTTTCAGCAATAATTCCACAAAGATTGGATTACCCCGATATTGTCAGTGTAATCAAAAAGCTGGTGAAGATATGA
- a CDS encoding phosphoglucosamine mutase, translated as MRKLFGTDGIRGVYQVDLTESMAYKLGFILGKKYRGGKFLIVRDTRESGMAIEEAICEGLLKNDVVVLRGGILPTPAAALVTRVEGCFGVVISASHNPYFYNGIKLLKSGYKLSDEEEIEIERDFENEKELNKTRCGKVMNFAEALDIYVNAIYDMFKDIDFSGLKVAVDAANGAAYRTTPIVLNKLGVKVSCFADQPDGRNINQGCGSLYPSFLKENINDFDLGILHDGDADRCIFLTRNGKEIHGDKTMGVLADWMKQESRLKNDIVVATVMSNLGLEIFLSQRGIKLIRTKVGDRYVLEQMISLEANLGGERSGHIIFLDRSTTGDGLITAIEFLRVMVLSGKDPCYLESMVIDYPQHMINVDVTDKSVAEHPKLKEKIDQFQNDGYRIIVRPSGTERLIRVMVEGKDESSVKSVAEELAEFVKTMSFLGEGESV; from the coding sequence ATGAGGAAGCTTTTCGGAACCGATGGAATCAGGGGAGTGTATCAGGTTGATTTAACAGAAAGCATGGCTTACAAACTTGGATTTATTCTTGGCAAGAAATACCGTGGCGGTAAATTTCTCATTGTGAGGGACACACGCGAATCGGGAATGGCAATAGAAGAAGCAATTTGTGAAGGACTTTTGAAAAACGATGTGGTGGTTTTGCGTGGCGGGATACTTCCAACACCAGCGGCTGCTCTGGTGACAAGAGTTGAAGGCTGTTTTGGTGTGGTAATTTCAGCATCACACAATCCTTACTTTTACAATGGTATAAAGCTCTTAAAGAGTGGTTACAAGCTTTCAGATGAAGAAGAAATTGAAATAGAACGAGATTTTGAAAATGAAAAAGAACTGAATAAAACCAGATGTGGAAAAGTAATGAACTTTGCCGAAGCTCTGGATATATATGTGAACGCAATTTACGATATGTTTAAAGACATCGATTTTTCCGGTTTAAAGGTGGCAGTTGATGCTGCAAATGGTGCAGCTTACAGAACAACGCCAATTGTTTTGAACAAACTTGGAGTAAAAGTTTCGTGTTTTGCAGATCAGCCGGACGGAAGAAATATAAATCAGGGTTGTGGCTCTCTTTACCCTTCTTTTCTTAAAGAGAATATCAATGATTTTGATCTCGGTATTCTTCATGATGGGGATGCTGATAGGTGCATTTTTTTGACCAGAAATGGTAAAGAAATACACGGCGACAAAACGATGGGTGTTCTGGCTGATTGGATGAAGCAAGAATCGAGGCTCAAAAATGACATAGTTGTCGCAACTGTAATGAGTAACCTTGGCTTAGAAATTTTTCTGAGCCAGCGTGGTATAAAATTGATTCGAACAAAGGTTGGAGACAGATATGTTTTGGAACAGATGATATCACTTGAAGCCAATTTGGGTGGTGAAAGATCAGGGCACATCATTTTTCTGGATCGCTCAACGACAGGTGATGGATTGATAACAGCCATAGAGTTTTTAAGAGTGATGGTTTTATCCGGGAAGGATCCGTGTTATCTGGAATCGATGGTTATTGATTATCCACAGCATATGATTAATGTTGATGTTACAGATAAATCTGTTGCAGAGCACCCAAAATTAAAAGAAAAGATAGATCAATTTCAAAATGATGGCTATAGAATTATTGTGAGACCTTCTGGAACAGAACGGTTAATCAGAGTTATGGTAGAGGGAAAAGATGAATCGTCTGTAAAAAGTGTTGCTGAAGAGCTGGCAGAGTTTGTTAAAACAATGAGTTTCCTTGGAGAAGGTGAAAGTGTGTGA
- the murB gene encoding UDP-N-acetylmuramate dehydrogenase, giving the protein MERDFCEIKLDEPLKYHTSFKIGGPARLFVVPNSIEGLICALSHFPDAKILGRGTNILAPDSGVDVVISTVNLNKCFVDDELIVCESGASLFSVCKKASHNSLSGLEFAYGIPGSVGGAIYMNAGAYGGQICDVVAWVEVYDGEKVMTLDRSQLEFSYRKSIFQRTRWMILKAAFKLKKADMNEINNAMEEIMTRRMESQPLDMPSAGSVFKKPGEDFYVARVIEEIGLKGLRVGDAQISTKHAGFIVNLGEARSSDVLKLIEIIRHRVKEHCGIQLQLEVEIW; this is encoded by the coding sequence ATGGAAAGAGATTTTTGCGAAATAAAACTTGACGAACCTCTAAAATATCATACAAGTTTTAAAATAGGTGGTCCTGCCCGTCTGTTCGTTGTTCCAAACTCAATCGAGGGGCTGATTTGTGCTCTGAGCCATTTCCCGGATGCGAAAATCCTTGGAAGGGGCACGAATATCCTGGCTCCGGATAGTGGTGTCGATGTTGTAATAAGCACAGTCAATTTAAATAAATGTTTTGTTGACGATGAATTGATTGTATGCGAGTCAGGAGCGTCATTGTTTTCGGTTTGCAAAAAGGCATCTCATAACAGTCTTTCAGGACTGGAATTTGCTTATGGTATACCGGGCTCCGTTGGTGGAGCAATATATATGAATGCAGGAGCTTATGGTGGTCAGATTTGTGATGTTGTGGCATGGGTTGAAGTTTATGATGGTGAAAAAGTTATGACCTTAGACAGATCGCAGCTCGAGTTCAGTTATAGAAAGAGTATTTTCCAGAGAACACGATGGATGATACTCAAAGCCGCTTTTAAATTGAAAAAGGCCGATATGAATGAAATAAATAATGCTATGGAAGAAATTATGACCAGAAGGATGGAATCTCAGCCTCTGGACATGCCAAGCGCAGGCAGTGTTTTTAAAAAACCGGGTGAAGATTTCTATGTTGCCCGGGTGATAGAAGAAATCGGGCTAAAAGGGCTGCGCGTTGGAGATGCACAAATATCTACAAAACACGCGGGATTTATAGTGAATCTCGGGGAAGCCAGATCGTCTGATGTATTGAAATTGATCGAGATAATCAGGCACCGTGTTAAGGAACATTGTGGTATTCAGCTGCAGTTAGAGGTGGAAATCTGGTGA
- a CDS encoding MBL fold metallo-hydrolase: MIHEINEIVSLVSTGPIGTNTYILKNSPVIVIDPGFGIGHHLKEECVVLLTHSHYDHICGLNEIKVTKVYVSEEDLQGLGDPSVNKSRFFGNSFVYDGSFDIFQDTLTIGKWHFDVIRTPGHTKGSVVLSTDGMFFTGDTIFMDSIGRTDFPESDEKKMVESIKMLLNIFKKVDPDLLVLPGHMEWGKVKELLKRNYFLREALI; this comes from the coding sequence ATGATTCATGAAATAAACGAAATTGTATCTCTTGTTTCAACAGGCCCTATAGGAACAAACACATATATCTTGAAAAATTCTCCAGTGATTGTTATAGATCCAGGTTTTGGGATAGGGCATCATTTAAAAGAAGAGTGTGTGGTTTTGTTAACCCACAGCCATTATGACCACATATGTGGCTTGAATGAAATAAAAGTTACGAAAGTTTATGTTTCTGAGGAAGATCTTCAAGGTCTTGGTGATCCATCAGTCAATAAATCACGCTTTTTTGGAAACTCTTTCGTTTACGATGGATCTTTTGATATATTTCAGGATACTCTGACAATAGGTAAATGGCATTTTGATGTTATAAGAACTCCCGGGCATACGAAGGGTTCCGTAGTCCTTTCAACAGATGGGATGTTTTTCACTGGTGATACAATTTTTATGGATAGTATAGGCAGAACAGATTTCCCGGAATCTGATGAAAAAAAGATGGTAGAGAGTATAAAAATGCTTTTGAATATTTTTAAAAAAGTTGATCCGGATTTATTGGTTTTGCCTGGACATATGGAATGGGGTAAAGTTAAAGAACTCCTGAAAAGAAACTATTTTCTAAGGGAGGCGCTGATTTGA
- a CDS encoding glycerophosphodiester phosphodiesterase family protein, which produces MVILAHRGYSAKFFENTLTAFKKAFEFGADGVELDLRSTRDNQIVVVHDDNLERFCGINVKISDLNLRELREYNREGEKIPSFEEVLSIIPPGKILNVELKERTPAESALQAVRKLFSPQNTIVSSFDHDLISFLIKHYPDFKFGFLVGEELRNDPIGLIHSLLEEKPYSIHLPVQLVDYPQYFESICTAIKSKKVDIYIYTVNDPDKCVRFVNMVDGIITDEVEKFVTL; this is translated from the coding sequence ATGGTAATATTGGCGCACAGGGGTTATTCGGCAAAGTTTTTTGAGAATACACTGACAGCATTTAAAAAAGCTTTTGAATTTGGGGCAGATGGAGTGGAGCTTGATCTGAGGTCGACCAGAGACAATCAGATTGTGGTTGTTCACGATGATAATCTCGAGAGATTCTGTGGAATAAACGTAAAAATTTCCGATCTTAACCTTAGAGAACTCAGAGAGTATAATCGCGAAGGTGAAAAGATTCCATCGTTCGAAGAAGTGCTTTCAATAATACCACCTGGAAAAATTTTGAACGTTGAGTTGAAAGAACGTACGCCAGCTGAGAGCGCTCTGCAGGCCGTGAGAAAGTTGTTCTCGCCTCAAAACACAATTGTTTCCTCTTTTGATCATGATCTGATATCTTTTCTCATCAAACATTATCCGGATTTCAAATTTGGTTTTCTTGTTGGAGAAGAACTTCGAAATGATCCAATTGGTTTGATTCACTCGCTGCTTGAAGAAAAGCCTTACTCGATTCATCTTCCTGTTCAGCTTGTTGATTACCCACAATACTTCGAATCTATTTGCACGGCTATAAAATCGAAAAAGGTAGATATTTACATTTATACAGTTAATGATCCGGACAAATGCGTAAGGTTTGTAAATATGGTTGATGGAATCATAACAGATGAGGTTGAAAAATTCGTGACCTTATAG
- a CDS encoding DUF3242 domain-containing protein: MKKTLIVLLVLFFFSSCMIRPIYVPPRVYSISSAVKSLQDSYLLVFVEEVDGYGPVEAKGVVASYVHDGKNYLFYGFKFYDDSPKVYWKKIVKEIGIWSSRTYFDLLNSGLYSSKKDGKYIVVWWKDVWMFIVESSSNAEDFANYAMNWFAKLGGSEGW, encoded by the coding sequence TTGAAAAAGACTTTGATTGTGCTGCTTGTTTTGTTCTTTTTCTCAAGCTGTATGATCAGGCCAATTTACGTTCCACCAAGAGTTTATTCGATAAGTTCTGCTGTGAAATCTTTGCAAGATTCGTATTTGCTTGTTTTTGTTGAGGAAGTGGATGGATATGGCCCCGTTGAGGCAAAGGGCGTGGTTGCAAGCTATGTTCACGATGGAAAGAATTACCTTTTCTACGGATTCAAATTTTATGACGACTCACCAAAAGTGTACTGGAAGAAAATCGTTAAGGAAATTGGAATATGGAGTTCACGTACCTACTTTGATCTGTTAAACAGTGGGTTATACAGCTCAAAGAAAGACGGAAAGTATATAGTAGTCTGGTGGAAAGATGTGTGGATGTTTATCGTGGAGTCATCCTCAAATGCGGAAGATTTTGCAAATTATGCCATGAACTGGTTCGCAAAATTAGGAGGTAGCGAGGGATGGTAA
- a CDS encoding Cof-type HAD-IIB family hydrolase: MKIFIFDLDGTILMDSHDIHPKNLEAIRLLLERGKEIVFASGRMLPSITKLLRRYFDREFSLIAYNGSVVWIENKGKILDIRINPETAEEVVKVLRILKIHRQAYINDKLVVEEENDFAKAYSDHSQIELTVVPDLAEAVRKNAPTKILAIDSPERLEPVIPKLRESFPNLSIFKSFENYLDFVPFEINKGRALQILAREKNWNLYEAAAFGDNDNDIPLLMSVKVKVAVNNATRSLKEVADFVTEDNTKGGPGTFIIDMFERGIWN; the protein is encoded by the coding sequence CTGAAAATCTTCATATTTGATCTGGATGGAACGATTTTGATGGACTCACATGATATCCATCCGAAAAATCTTGAAGCCATCAGATTACTTCTGGAAAGAGGAAAAGAAATTGTTTTTGCCAGTGGCCGAATGCTCCCGTCTATCACAAAATTATTGCGCCGTTATTTTGACAGGGAATTTTCTTTAATAGCTTACAATGGATCTGTTGTTTGGATCGAAAACAAAGGTAAGATCCTTGATATAAGGATCAACCCAGAAACGGCCGAGGAAGTTGTTAAAGTGCTTAGAATATTGAAAATCCACAGGCAGGCATATATAAATGATAAACTCGTAGTCGAGGAAGAAAATGACTTTGCGAAAGCTTACAGTGATCATTCACAAATTGAGCTAACAGTAGTACCAGATCTGGCAGAAGCAGTGAGAAAAAATGCCCCCACGAAAATACTGGCAATCGACAGCCCGGAAAGATTGGAGCCTGTTATACCAAAATTGAGAGAAAGTTTTCCCAATCTTTCAATCTTCAAATCGTTTGAAAATTATCTTGATTTTGTTCCATTTGAGATTAACAAAGGAAGAGCTCTTCAGATACTGGCAAGAGAAAAAAACTGGAACTTATACGAAGCTGCCGCATTTGGAGACAATGACAACGATATACCCTTGTTGATGTCTGTTAAAGTAAAAGTGGCTGTCAACAATGCAACCAGATCACTTAAGGAGGTTGCTGATTTTGTTACTGAGGATAACACAAAAGGTGGTCCTGGTACTTTTATCATTGATATGTTTGAGCGAGGCATTTGGAATTGA